A single genomic interval of Picosynechococcus sp. PCC 7003 harbors:
- the hypE gene encoding hydrogenase expression/formation protein HypE, with the protein MDLTCPIPLQNTSHVLLAHGGGGKLMQDLIDKMFAMAFGKSCTSHDAAQLTMPTGELALTTDSYVVQPLFFPGGDIGKLAVYGTVNDLTMAGARPLYLSVGFILEEGLPLETLWRIVISMQQAAQAVGIQIVTGDTKVVERGKGDGIFINTSGVGVIGSGLKIQPKAIAPGDAILVSGDLGRHGIAIMAQREGLAFETTIESDCAPLVNPVQDLLSAGIGVHCLRDVTRGGLAAVLNELAIASGFNMEVIERDIPVREDVRGACEILGFDPLYVANEGRFVAFVPPDQADKSLEILRSHQANAQIIGQVTTPLSPDDIAPVTLKNAFGIARILDRLSGEQLPRIC; encoded by the coding sequence ATGGATTTAACCTGTCCGATTCCCTTACAAAATACGTCCCACGTGCTGTTGGCCCATGGCGGTGGCGGCAAACTAATGCAGGATCTCATCGACAAAATGTTTGCCATGGCCTTTGGGAAATCCTGCACGAGCCATGATGCGGCCCAGTTAACCATGCCAACCGGAGAATTGGCCTTGACGACGGATTCCTATGTGGTGCAGCCCCTCTTTTTTCCGGGGGGAGACATTGGCAAATTGGCAGTTTATGGCACGGTAAACGATTTGACGATGGCGGGGGCGCGACCCTTGTATCTGAGTGTGGGTTTTATTTTGGAAGAAGGTTTACCCTTAGAAACCCTCTGGCGGATTGTGATTTCGATGCAACAGGCGGCCCAGGCAGTTGGGATACAGATCGTCACGGGGGATACGAAGGTGGTGGAACGGGGAAAAGGGGACGGCATTTTTATTAATACGTCGGGTGTTGGGGTGATTGGATCGGGGCTTAAGATTCAACCAAAGGCGATCGCCCCTGGGGATGCGATTTTAGTCAGTGGGGACTTGGGCCGCCATGGGATTGCGATCATGGCCCAGCGGGAGGGTTTAGCCTTTGAAACGACCATTGAAAGTGATTGTGCGCCCTTGGTGAATCCGGTGCAGGATTTATTATCTGCGGGGATTGGGGTGCATTGTCTGCGGGATGTGACGCGGGGCGGACTGGCGGCGGTGTTGAATGAGTTGGCGATCGCCTCTGGTTTCAACATGGAAGTGATCGAGCGGGACATTCCGGTGCGGGAGGATGTGCGGGGGGCCTGTGAAATTTTGGGATTTGATCCGTTGTACGTGGCGAATGAGGGGCGATTTGTGGCGTTTGTGCCGCCCGATCAAGCGGACAAAAGTTTAGAAATTTTGCGATCGCACCAAGCCAACGCCCAGATCATCGGTCAAGTCACCACCCCCCTCTCGCCTGACGATATTGCCCCCGTCACCTTAAAAAACGCCTTTGGCATCGCGCGGATTTTAGACCGTTTAAGCGGTGAACAGTTGCCCCGTATTTGTTAG